In a genomic window of Mucilaginibacter sp. KACC 22063:
- a CDS encoding bifunctional YncE family protein/alkaline phosphatase family protein, translating into MSNKYKFLPLLAVAYLSFSSCHSFFGSDKKNGSAEQLKHHSAYDDSTLNRKVLPVMMPYNRIIQPAGELITYGSPELENHSLDLKQIPGTNLIAIEDRYGIAIIDKDQKKLVSRWTYPNDNAYRGMMSTYSGIEVAQINGQVRIFWSAASGDIGKSIVLDAIWDGNKISIKDTFTFTPEAPAPLALPNEVAVNQENGKYYLYVVLNGNNTLVKTDIATKTTVWAAPTGVAPYGLTIVNGKAFVTNWGGDMPSDKSKAEVAGVPYGKVYTDPVTGATREGSVAVFNLADGKQIKSIPVGLHPNDIIASHSGNNLYVANSNSDAVSVINVASLKKTEDISVKINAGKQGFIGDSPNALAISPNDETLYVANGMDNAVAVINLGKQGVKSNVSGYIPTEAYPGGLAIDEGHLFVANLEGEGARVNTKEMKGGKGEATDFPDDAYNSHHQKATVSIINLPDAATLANYTNKVKDLMLNFRTELARLTPRPNQPARPMPERIGEPSVFRHVIYIIKENRTYDQVLGDLPLGNGRKELCVFGDSVTPNQHQLARSFVTLDNYYASGKCSAEGHQWTDAGMVTDYIEKNVRAWFRSYPHVQTDAMVYSKKGFIWNNAADHGKSVRIFGEASLPNIDTKLTWTDIYNNYKAGKPLIFTNVSTIARVRPMLSQTYPASDYLKITDQIRADAFIKELKEIENKPGDQFYNLSVMALSTDHTTGTRPGMPTPRAMVADNDLAVGRIIEAVSKSRFWKNTVIFVTEDDSQAGWDHVSAYRTTGFVVSPYSRMQRAVSVNYNQTCMVRSIEQILGIPPMNLMDATALPMFSCFDNKPSSYVYTAVSNKIKLDEMNPTLSSLKGKDRYYAQQSLRPEYNHVDGGNDDVLNRILWHYSKKGKEYPKKFAGKADLVDDDD; encoded by the coding sequence ATGTCTAATAAATATAAATTCCTCCCGTTACTTGCTGTAGCATACCTTTCTTTCTCATCCTGCCATTCATTTTTCGGTTCAGACAAAAAAAATGGTTCTGCTGAGCAGTTGAAACATCATTCGGCTTATGACGATAGTACCTTAAACAGAAAAGTATTGCCGGTAATGATGCCTTACAACCGCATCATTCAACCCGCAGGCGAACTGATTACCTATGGCAGCCCTGAGTTAGAGAACCACAGCCTTGACCTGAAACAGATCCCCGGCACTAATCTTATTGCAATTGAAGATCGTTACGGAATTGCCATCATCGATAAAGATCAAAAGAAACTGGTAAGCCGCTGGACATACCCAAATGACAATGCCTACCGGGGTATGATGAGCACTTACTCGGGTATTGAAGTAGCTCAGATTAACGGGCAGGTGCGTATTTTCTGGAGTGCTGCAAGCGGCGACATCGGCAAGTCTATTGTGTTGGATGCCATTTGGGACGGAAATAAAATAAGCATAAAAGACACTTTTACATTTACACCCGAAGCCCCGGCTCCGCTTGCTTTGCCTAACGAGGTGGCAGTTAACCAGGAAAACGGCAAATATTACCTGTACGTTGTATTAAACGGCAATAATACTTTAGTTAAAACAGACATCGCTACCAAAACAACAGTTTGGGCAGCACCAACCGGTGTTGCTCCATACGGTTTAACCATTGTTAACGGTAAAGCTTTTGTAACCAATTGGGGCGGCGACATGCCATCCGACAAATCAAAAGCCGAAGTGGCGGGTGTGCCTTACGGGAAAGTTTATACCGACCCTGTGACCGGTGCCACACGCGAAGGCTCTGTAGCGGTATTTAACCTGGCTGATGGTAAGCAGATCAAAAGTATCCCTGTTGGCCTGCACCCGAATGATATTATCGCCAGCCATAGCGGCAACAATCTTTATGTAGCTAACAGCAACAGCGATGCCGTATCGGTTATTAATGTTGCATCGCTGAAAAAGACAGAAGATATATCAGTTAAGATCAACGCCGGGAAACAAGGCTTTATCGGCGATTCGCCGAATGCTTTAGCGATTAGCCCCAATGACGAAACTTTATATGTGGCTAATGGCATGGACAACGCCGTCGCTGTAATTAACTTAGGTAAACAAGGCGTAAAAAGCAATGTATCCGGTTATATCCCTACAGAGGCTTATCCCGGTGGTTTGGCCATTGATGAAGGGCATTTATTTGTGGCTAACCTGGAAGGCGAGGGTGCCAGAGTAAATACCAAAGAGATGAAGGGCGGTAAGGGCGAAGCCACCGATTTCCCGGATGATGCCTATAACTCGCACCATCAAAAAGCTACAGTTTCTATTATTAACCTTCCGGATGCTGCAACGCTGGCTAATTACACAAACAAGGTAAAAGACCTGATGCTTAATTTCCGTACGGAACTGGCCAGGCTTACGCCACGACCTAATCAACCGGCAAGGCCAATGCCCGAGCGTATTGGCGAGCCTTCGGTATTTAGGCATGTGATTTACATTATCAAAGAGAACCGTACTTACGACCAGGTTTTAGGCGACCTGCCATTAGGTAACGGGCGTAAAGAATTGTGCGTTTTTGGTGACAGCGTAACCCCTAACCAGCACCAGTTAGCGCGTAGCTTTGTTACGCTTGACAATTATTATGCTTCGGGTAAATGCTCGGCAGAAGGACACCAGTGGACTGATGCAGGTATGGTAACTGATTACATAGAGAAGAATGTACGTGCCTGGTTCCGTAGTTATCCGCACGTGCAAACTGATGCTATGGTTTACAGCAAAAAGGGATTTATCTGGAACAATGCCGCTGACCACGGTAAAAGTGTAAGAATTTTCGGCGAAGCATCATTACCAAATATTGATACCAAATTAACCTGGACAGATATCTATAACAACTACAAGGCAGGCAAGCCTTTGATATTCACCAACGTTAGTACCATAGCACGCGTAAGGCCAATGCTTTCGCAAACTTATCCGGCTTCAGACTATCTTAAAATTACCGATCAGATACGCGCCGATGCCTTTATCAAAGAGCTTAAAGAAATTGAAAATAAGCCCGGCGACCAGTTCTATAACTTATCGGTAATGGCTTTATCAACAGATCATACTACCGGCACTCGTCCTGGCATGCCTACGCCACGGGCAATGGTAGCCGATAACGACTTAGCAGTGGGGCGGATTATTGAAGCGGTAAGCAAAAGCCGTTTCTGGAAAAACACGGTGATCTTTGTTACCGAAGATGATTCGCAGGCTGGTTGGGACCATGTTTCCGCCTACCGTACCACAGGTTTTGTGGTAAGCCCTTACAGCAGGATGCAAAGGGCGGTGTCTGTAAATTATAACCAAACATGTATGGTACGCTCCATTGAGCAGATCTTAGGCATACCACCAATGAACCTGATGGATGCTACGGCACTACCCATGTTCAGTTGTTTTGATAATAAACCATCTTCATACGTATATACGGCTGTGTCTAATAAAATAAAGCTGGACGAAATGAACCCTACCTTGTCTTCATTAAAAGGGAAGGACCGCTATTATGCGCAACAATCGCTACGGCCGGAGTACAATCACGTTGACGGGGGTAATGACGATGTACTGAACCGAATCTTATGGCATTACAGTAAAAAGGGTAAAGAATATCCAAAGAAATTTGCCGGAAAGGCAGACCTGGTTGATGATGACGATTGA
- a CDS encoding CehA/McbA family metallohydrolase, with translation MISNQLKHKASKNGKLLFFASALLASFSAHAQQEHINPWTQKEITTIQPVADLDKGTWLKGDLHVHSRHSKESTNNSVGKIIKFCETNGIDYVCITDHDNHVNGDVMHNTWADPDFKSKSVVLLYGAEWTTVRGHGNVFSAKPYDHQRLFDVRDQRDVVIGAVKKGLNVHLSANHPSGKDHFGYSYDLVQSIEVWNSAIWSKNANAIMIWDDMLSSGRKLTGRGGSDAHHGVPQGDEKPSKSTFEATANYVGTPTTWVFATSRSPQAIVDALTNGRVSVSANPYSPRVEFYADTNEDGKPDMMMGDNIKATGKAVKFRVELKGKTFTDSTYTVKVVKNGGDFNTYKITGKDPKVEFTDTPDLTGRTYYRVTVEGKPADYPQVPTSVKLTGNMVALSNPIYFNFDPEF, from the coding sequence ATGATCAGTAACCAACTGAAACATAAGGCTTCAAAAAACGGCAAACTGCTCTTCTTTGCATCGGCTTTGCTGGCTTCATTTTCTGCCCATGCACAACAAGAGCATATTAATCCCTGGACTCAGAAAGAGATCACCACCATACAACCTGTAGCCGACCTTGACAAAGGCACCTGGTTAAAAGGCGACTTGCATGTGCATTCGAGGCACAGTAAGGAATCTACTAATAACTCGGTCGGTAAGATCATTAAATTCTGCGAAACCAACGGAATAGATTACGTATGCATCACCGACCATGACAACCATGTTAACGGCGATGTAATGCACAATACCTGGGCCGACCCTGATTTTAAATCTAAATCTGTAGTATTACTTTATGGTGCAGAATGGACCACTGTACGCGGGCACGGTAATGTATTTTCGGCCAAGCCTTATGACCACCAGCGATTATTCGATGTACGTGATCAGCGTGATGTGGTGATTGGGGCAGTTAAAAAAGGACTCAATGTTCACTTGTCGGCCAATCATCCAAGTGGTAAAGATCATTTCGGTTATTCTTATGACCTGGTACAATCTATCGAAGTATGGAATTCTGCTATCTGGTCTAAAAATGCCAACGCTATCATGATCTGGGATGATATGCTGTCATCAGGCAGAAAACTAACAGGCCGTGGCGGCAGCGATGCACATCATGGCGTACCGCAGGGAGACGAAAAGCCAAGCAAAAGCACATTTGAGGCTACTGCAAATTATGTAGGCACACCTACTACCTGGGTGTTTGCCACCTCGCGCTCACCACAAGCCATTGTTGATGCACTAACCAACGGCCGTGTATCAGTAAGCGCTAATCCGTACAGCCCACGTGTGGAGTTTTATGCCGACACCAACGAAGATGGCAAACCTGACATGATGATGGGCGATAATATAAAAGCCACGGGTAAAGCCGTAAAGTTTCGCGTAGAATTGAAAGGAAAAACCTTTACCGACTCAACTTATACTGTTAAGGTGGTAAAAAATGGCGGAGATTTTAACACCTACAAAATAACAGGAAAAGATCCCAAGGTGGAATTTACAGATACGCCTGATCTTACCGGCCGTACCTATTATCGTGTAACTGTTGAAGGCAAACCAGCAGATTATCCGCAGGTACCAACATCAGTAAAGCTTACCGGTAACATGGTAGCTTTATCAAATCCTATTTATTTCAACTTCGATCCGGAGTTTTAA
- a CDS encoding phosphatidylinositol-specific phospholipase C1-like protein, with translation MILKSLTATILLAAATVSLQQDINDTPINHLQVIGSHNSYKQAIDTTLYKLMLAKNPDVAGLDYEHIPLADQLDMGLRNLEIDIYADTKGGKYAHPKGLEIVPGQAPYDVNHEMEAPGFKVFHVIDYDYRSSCPTLKDALTQLKKWSDAHPDHTPVFITLEPKDGGSKDQRIKPEPFTAQRFAEVDRDMLSYLGKEHLITPDDVRGNYKTLNDAVEHGNWPLLKAARGKFLFILDDRKRKRNIYMSGHPSLKGRVIFANAEPGTAEAAFMIRNDPHDPEIPQLVKRGYIIRTRADHDTQQARNNDYSDFEAAMKSGAQVITTDYYLKSTHFKSDYVVSFPDGEKYFRTDPIFNHLSN, from the coding sequence ATGATATTAAAATCTCTTACGGCCACAATTTTGCTTGCAGCGGCAACGGTATCGTTACAGCAGGACATCAACGACACACCTATTAACCATCTTCAGGTGATAGGGTCGCACAATAGCTATAAGCAGGCTATTGATACAACACTGTACAAACTGATGCTTGCCAAAAACCCCGATGTTGCCGGGCTGGATTATGAGCACATTCCATTAGCCGATCAACTGGATATGGGCTTGCGCAACCTTGAAATTGATATTTACGCAGATACTAAAGGTGGGAAGTATGCACACCCCAAGGGCCTGGAAATTGTACCCGGCCAGGCGCCTTATGATGTTAATCATGAAATGGAAGCGCCCGGCTTTAAGGTTTTCCATGTAATTGATTATGATTACAGAAGCAGCTGCCCAACGCTGAAAGACGCGCTTACACAATTAAAAAAATGGTCGGACGCGCACCCGGACCACACGCCTGTTTTTATAACGCTTGAGCCCAAAGACGGTGGGTCAAAAGACCAGCGCATTAAGCCTGAGCCTTTTACAGCACAGCGCTTTGCCGAAGTTGACAGGGATATGCTAAGCTACCTTGGCAAAGAGCACCTGATCACCCCCGATGATGTAAGAGGTAATTACAAAACGCTGAATGATGCGGTAGAACATGGCAACTGGCCGCTTTTGAAAGCAGCAAGAGGCAAGTTTCTTTTTATTCTGGACGACAGAAAGCGTAAGCGGAATATTTACATGTCAGGGCATCCGTCTCTAAAAGGCCGTGTTATATTTGCAAATGCAGAGCCTGGTACAGCAGAGGCGGCATTTATGATCAGGAATGATCCGCACGATCCGGAAATTCCGCAACTGGTAAAAAGAGGCTATATCATCCGCACACGTGCCGACCATGACACTCAACAAGCAAGGAATAATGACTATAGCGATTTCGAAGCGGCAATGAAGTCTGGCGCGCAGGTTATTACGACAGACTACTACCTGAAAAGCACACATTTTAAATCAGACTACGTTGTGAGTTTCCCGGATGGTGAAAAGTATTTCCGTACCGATCCAATTTTCAACCACTTATCAAACTAA
- a CDS encoding RagB/SusD family nutrient uptake outer membrane protein, whose protein sequence is MKKILSIIAGVAAVASFSACTKLDVPVESQYVKSNFPTTASDYNALLGTMYSNLSSSYAVNYWRMQELSTDEAIIPARDGNFDDGGQYRQLHYHSWTFDHPNVIGVWQWGFSGINTCNRLLSVVSTSPSSDATKKSAIAEIRAMRALYYYFMMDLYGNVPIITSFPVSTPPATQQRAKVFSFIESELKDVLQTLPSKTSNASTNTLQYGRPTKGMVFALLAKMYLNSEVYTGAARYQDVVSMCDSVQNNKNYSLDARYRDIFLPNNGPQINETIFAIPYDQQIPGNQFTRFGFFFYLAQAYGMNVNLSIAMSTTPEFYKRFNVPNDFRTKTWLVGPQYYPDGNGGFTNQPVYYPGTTTQVVITPDLVLVPGKPMDLGNTIASQAEGVRSIKYYPDPTIIQSTRLNGNDVPVFRLADVYLMKAEAELRGASVSTVNGEVQTPLLLVNKLRTRAGADAATSVDLQGLLDERARELSWEGWRRNDLIRFGQFEVEYKLPNDVLTMNKDLTRRLYPVPSTELKTNPNLVQNPGY, encoded by the coding sequence ATGAAAAAGATACTTTCTATTATAGCTGGGGTTGCTGCGGTAGCATCTTTCAGCGCCTGTACTAAACTTGATGTACCGGTAGAATCGCAATACGTAAAATCAAATTTCCCAACTACGGCATCAGATTATAATGCCCTTTTGGGTACCATGTACTCTAACTTATCTTCCAGCTATGCGGTAAATTACTGGCGTATGCAGGAACTATCTACCGATGAAGCCATCATCCCTGCGCGTGATGGTAACTTCGACGACGGCGGCCAGTACCGCCAGTTACATTATCATAGCTGGACCTTTGACCACCCAAACGTAATTGGTGTATGGCAATGGGGGTTCAGCGGTATCAACACCTGTAACCGTTTACTAAGCGTGGTAAGCACATCTCCATCTTCAGATGCTACTAAAAAATCCGCTATAGCAGAGATCCGTGCCATGCGTGCTTTATACTACTACTTTATGATGGATTTGTATGGTAACGTGCCAATCATCACCAGCTTTCCGGTAAGTACGCCACCTGCTACGCAGCAGCGTGCCAAGGTTTTCAGTTTTATTGAAAGCGAACTGAAAGATGTATTACAAACCCTGCCTTCAAAAACCAGTAATGCTTCAACCAATACGCTGCAATATGGCAGGCCAACCAAAGGCATGGTTTTCGCACTGTTGGCTAAAATGTACCTTAATTCTGAAGTTTATACCGGCGCAGCCCGTTACCAGGATGTAGTTAGCATGTGCGACAGTGTGCAGAATAATAAGAACTATTCGCTTGATGCCCGTTACCGCGATATCTTTTTACCGAACAACGGCCCGCAGATCAACGAAACTATTTTTGCTATTCCTTATGACCAGCAGATTCCAGGTAACCAGTTTACCCGTTTTGGTTTCTTCTTTTACCTGGCACAAGCTTATGGCATGAACGTGAACCTGAGTATTGCCATGAGCACTACGCCTGAGTTTTACAAGCGCTTTAATGTTCCGAATGACTTCCGTACCAAAACCTGGTTAGTTGGCCCGCAATATTACCCTGATGGTAACGGCGGCTTCACTAATCAACCCGTTTATTATCCGGGCACCACTACACAAGTAGTGATTACGCCGGATCTGGTACTGGTACCCGGCAAACCAATGGACTTAGGTAACACTATTGCCAGCCAGGCCGAAGGTGTACGTTCAATCAAATACTACCCAGACCCTACCATCATCCAGTCTACCCGTTTAAATGGTAATGATGTACCGGTATTCCGTCTTGCCGATGTTTACCTGATGAAAGCAGAGGCTGAGTTACGTGGAGCAAGCGTTTCAACTGTAAACGGCGAAGTACAAACGCCGCTTTTACTGGTGAACAAATTGCGTACCCGCGCCGGTGCAGATGCGGCTACGTCAGTTGATCTGCAAGGTTTACTGGACGAACGCGCCAGGGAGCTTTCATGGGAAGGATGGCGCCGGAATGATCTGATCCGTTTCGGCCAGTTTGAGGTAGAGTACAAATTACCGAATGACGTGCTGACCATGAACAAAGACCTTACCCGCAGGTTGTATCCAGTTCCTTCAACCGAGCTAAAAACAAATCCTAACCTGGTTCAAAATCCGGGCTATTAA
- a CDS encoding SusC/RagA family TonB-linked outer membrane protein, with protein sequence MKKMYSFFLRPFYSIAAIPLTALALMQSPATYAQSRTIKGMVTDETNAPLPGVTVTIKGTSTGTVTKPDGSFSIQANAGSVLRFTFIGANAVEKPVDGNSMMNVKLITTAKALKDVVVIGYGTASKKDVTGSITSLKSEDFNQGVITTPAELLQGKVAGLNVTQSGDPNQKPAVILRGPSTFRTGNGAQEPFYVIDGVPGASIDVLAPADIESIDVLKDAASTAIYGSRAANGVIIVTTKRAKLGQARLDYSAYGSINKVSKQIDMLTAPELRKYLADNGQKPLANPIDDDGSDTKWQNLIERTGYSQNHNLSYGGAGKSSDYGASVNYFKNNGILKRTDLERIIIRGYINQRFFNDRLKLSLNVTDSKSNSDDIYQSNVLPAMLFYLPTVSPFNPDGSYKENYTRTGSGTLNPLSLLNNNTIQQKNEKTLINGIAEVNIIDGLKFTLSGSTQRDQNNYGSYINSQSGLAVGLNGVARRSSYLNTNDVLESYFNYDRTFGQHNIKLLAGYSYQQNRVNDGFGVQTQNFSNDAITYNNLYLSNPSSVSQIAFDNNPISILRLISYYGRVQYQFADRYLLQGSLRRDGSSAFGINNRWGLFPAISGAWRISSEEFMRNIPTISDLKLRVGYGQSGNSTGFSAYSALVVYGTQSSSKFYYNGNIVNAIGPIQNENPDLKWESTATTNIGLDFGLFQNRLTGSVDYYIKKTSDLIYDTPVSLTQYVYPSLTVNAGNVKNTGIEVVLNATAVKTKDFSWKTSFNVSHNTNVVESLSSNLPIIYTAQLGGKGQSGNSSQIIQAGLPVGAFYLWHYMGKNANGVSTYQNAAGNTIATQPLTTDQFYAGSAQPKMIYGWSNSFYYKNFDLNFLVRGVYGNKILNATLASLNNPADAKLQNIPRYTLGESFKDINAYLISDRYLESGSYLRLDNATLGYTIKTNISAIKRLRLYLSGNNLFVITKYKGIDPEINMGGLTPGIDNNNYYPKTRTYIFGINASF encoded by the coding sequence ATGAAAAAAATGTACTCCTTTTTTTTAAGGCCATTTTACAGCATTGCAGCTATTCCGCTTACGGCATTGGCACTAATGCAAAGCCCGGCAACTTACGCCCAGAGCCGGACGATAAAAGGTATGGTTACTGACGAAACCAACGCACCGCTTCCTGGCGTAACGGTAACTATTAAAGGCACCTCAACCGGTACTGTTACCAAGCCAGATGGTAGTTTCAGCATCCAGGCAAACGCTGGCAGCGTGCTTCGCTTTACATTTATTGGCGCAAATGCAGTTGAAAAACCGGTTGACGGCAACAGCATGATGAACGTAAAGCTGATAACAACAGCTAAAGCCTTAAAGGATGTTGTTGTTATTGGTTATGGTACAGCCAGCAAAAAAGACGTTACCGGATCAATCACCTCGCTTAAATCCGAAGACTTTAATCAGGGTGTGATCACTACGCCTGCAGAATTGCTTCAGGGTAAAGTTGCCGGTTTAAACGTAACACAAAGCGGCGACCCTAACCAGAAACCTGCGGTAATTCTGCGTGGCCCATCAACTTTCAGAACAGGTAACGGAGCCCAAGAGCCATTCTACGTAATTGATGGTGTACCAGGTGCTTCTATTGATGTGCTTGCTCCTGCTGATATTGAAAGCATCGACGTATTGAAGGATGCGGCATCTACCGCCATTTATGGTTCAAGAGCGGCTAACGGTGTAATTATCGTTACTACCAAGAGAGCCAAACTTGGCCAGGCCCGTTTAGATTACAGCGCTTACGGCAGCATCAATAAAGTTTCTAAGCAGATAGATATGCTTACTGCACCCGAGTTGCGTAAATATTTGGCAGACAATGGACAGAAACCATTGGCAAACCCGATAGATGACGATGGGTCTGACACCAAATGGCAAAACCTGATTGAGCGTACCGGTTATTCACAAAACCACAACTTATCTTACGGCGGTGCAGGCAAAAGCTCTGATTATGGCGCAAGCGTAAACTACTTTAAAAATAATGGCATCTTAAAACGTACTGATTTAGAGCGCATCATCATCCGTGGTTATATAAATCAGCGCTTCTTTAACGACAGGTTGAAACTGAGCCTGAACGTGACCGACAGCAAAAGCAACTCTGACGACATTTACCAAAGCAACGTGTTGCCGGCTATGCTGTTCTATTTACCAACGGTATCGCCTTTCAACCCTGACGGCAGCTATAAAGAGAACTATACCCGTACAGGTAGCGGCACTTTAAACCCGCTTTCGTTACTGAACAATAACACCATTCAGCAGAAGAACGAAAAAACACTGATCAACGGTATTGCCGAGGTGAATATCATCGATGGCCTGAAGTTTACCTTAAGCGGATCAACCCAACGCGACCAGAATAACTATGGCAGCTATATCAATAGCCAGTCTGGCCTTGCAGTAGGCCTGAACGGTGTGGCCAGACGTTCATCCTATCTGAACACTAACGACGTATTGGAGTCATACTTCAACTATGACCGTACTTTCGGCCAGCATAATATTAAGTTGTTAGCAGGTTACTCATACCAGCAGAACCGCGTGAACGATGGTTTTGGTGTGCAGACACAGAACTTTTCTAATGATGCCATTACTTATAACAACTTGTACCTTTCTAACCCTTCGTCGGTTTCACAGATCGCTTTTGATAACAACCCGATCTCTATTCTGCGCCTGATTTCTTACTACGGACGTGTTCAGTACCAGTTTGCAGACCGTTACCTTTTACAAGGCTCGTTACGCCGCGACGGTTCTTCTGCGTTTGGTATCAACAACCGCTGGGGCTTATTCCCTGCCATTTCAGGTGCATGGAGAATCAGCAGCGAAGAATTTATGCGCAACATTCCAACCATCAGCGATTTGAAACTGAGAGTAGGTTATGGCCAATCTGGTAATAGTACCGGTTTCTCTGCCTACTCAGCACTGGTGGTTTATGGTACCCAAAGCAGCAGCAAATTCTACTACAACGGTAACATCGTAAACGCCATTGGCCCGATACAGAATGAAAACCCTGATCTGAAATGGGAAAGCACAGCCACAACTAATATCGGTTTGGATTTCGGTTTGTTCCAGAACAGGTTAACAGGTTCGGTAGATTATTATATCAAGAAAACATCTGACCTGATCTATGATACTCCTGTTTCTTTAACGCAATATGTTTATCCGTCTTTAACTGTAAATGCTGGTAATGTTAAAAATACCGGCATTGAGGTGGTGTTGAATGCTACTGCCGTTAAAACAAAAGACTTTAGCTGGAAAACATCCTTCAACGTTTCGCACAACACAAACGTAGTAGAAAGCCTTTCAAGTAACCTGCCTATCATTTATACAGCACAATTAGGAGGAAAAGGGCAATCGGGTAATTCCAGCCAGATCATTCAGGCAGGCTTGCCTGTAGGCGCTTTTTACCTGTGGCACTACATGGGCAAAAACGCAAACGGCGTAAGTACTTATCAAAATGCAGCGGGCAATACTATTGCCACCCAGCCGCTTACTACAGACCAGTTTTATGCAGGCAGCGCCCAGCCGAAAATGATCTACGGTTGGTCAAACAGTTTCTATTACAAAAACTTCGACCTTAACTTCCTGGTAAGAGGTGTTTATGGTAACAAGATATTGAATGCTACACTGGCTTCATTAAATAACCCAGCCGATGCCAAACTTCAGAATATCCCGCGCTATACTTTAGGTGAATCATTTAAAGACATCAACGCTTACCTGATATCAGACCGTTACCTGGAAAGCGGCTCTTACCTGCGATTGGATAATGCAACCCTTGGCTATACCATCAAAACAAACATCAGCGCAATTAAAAGGCTGAGACTGTACCTGTCTGGCAATAACCTATTTGTAATTACTAAATACAAAGGCATAGACCCTGAGATTAACATGGGCGGCTTGACCCCGGGTATCGACAACAATAACTATTATCCAAAAACCCGTACTTACATTTTTGGCATAAACGCTTCATTCTAA
- a CDS encoding RNA polymerase sigma factor, which produces MVIQIDDIKQGDHDCFKKVYYLYHTRLYNYIYNKTQIPFLAEDIVQSAFVKFWENRAKISDDHSIEVQLFQIAKMLLIDEYRRGNTKDKYIQWVSGLHTGHIDNDPFVAKDTLRNVIAAMEKLPPVRKKVFKLSRIDNYTYKQISSTLGLSTKTVENHISKAIKQLRTALG; this is translated from the coding sequence ATGGTTATACAAATAGACGATATTAAACAAGGCGATCACGACTGTTTTAAGAAGGTCTATTACCTGTACCATACCAGGCTTTATAATTACATCTACAACAAAACGCAGATACCTTTCCTGGCAGAAGATATTGTGCAATCGGCCTTTGTAAAATTCTGGGAAAACCGCGCAAAAATTTCTGACGATCACAGCATTGAGGTACAGCTTTTTCAGATTGCCAAAATGTTGCTGATTGACGAATACCGCCGGGGTAACACAAAGGATAAATACATCCAATGGGTTAGCGGTTTACATACCGGCCATATTGATAATGACCCTTTTGTTGCTAAGGACACATTGCGCAATGTAATAGCCGCGATGGAAAAGCTGCCCCCGGTACGTAAAAAGGTATTTAAATTGAGCCGGATAGATAATTACACCTATAAACAAATCTCTTCCACATTAGGCTTATCCACAAAAACGGTAGAGAACCACATCTCAAAAGCTATTAAGCAATTGCGCACTGCATTAGGCTAA